The genomic stretch GTGTGATGGGATCGGTTGAGTGAGTTATGAAGGTGAAGTTGTGAGGACTGTTATTGCGTTTTCTGTAGGTGTGAAGGTTTTGGTTAGGATTTTTCTGGGCAGAAGGTTGGGTTATGAGTGGTTGGTTACGTGGTTGAAGATGATTTTGGGTGAGGGTGAGGTTTTGAGAGAGGACTCAGTAGAGGTTAAGGTTTGAAGGTTTGGAGGAAGAGAAGTTTTAGGAGTAAGAGGTTTAGTATCGTATATGGTTTTTCGTGGCTCCCCCTCTGAATCGTTTTCTCCCCCCCCTGTGTTTGTGGAATGTCTGTTTTTATAGATAAAATGCAACTGGTTTTGGGGGGAAAATATGGATGAAATTTGAACATATGTGGTGAACTGAGTAATTTTCTTTATGATGCAGGTTATGTTTTGGACAAATTGGTGTAATTCTTGGCTGGTTTTGAAGCTGACTTTGGACAGACATGTAGCATTGTATTGTGCAGCAGGGATTTTGGAGTGTAgcatttgttttgcaggaaagaTGATGGTGATAGTGCATAGTCACGTGAAGGCAAGGAGCAAGAATGtttgtcaattttttttgtttttgtttagtaTACAAAAAATGTAAATGGACTTTTAATGTGAAATGGGCTTAACCCAAATTCTCACTCTTTTTATTATACATTTTTTGactaaatgataaataaaactaagataaatctaaactaaaaagataaaaaaaatataatactaaTTCTAATGAAAAATACAatgaactaaaattaaattaaaatatcaaaaactaATGAAACAAAACATGTAAAAATGCAAATGAAGGCTATTTTTATTGACTttaattaaatgtcaaaattttcaaaatatgccATGATGCGATGCATGAACGATGAATGAAATACGAATTCGACATGACTAtaaaaaagactaggtcaaaaattggggtgcgacacagCAGCATGTCCAAAATATTCAAAGGCACAGAAGATTTAGATTCCCTAACTGTCTAACTGAAACTGAGGGCTATCATCAAATTGTGCAGGCTAACTGGAGTTCTCCTATTGAGGGAAGCCCAAGCTTTATCCTCTGGCACAAACTTAAAAGACTCCAAGTGGTCTTATACAAGCTGAATAAACCTTTACTGTCTGCTAATCAAAGAATAATCCAAGCTAGAGAACAGTTAGCAATTGCTCAAGAAAGCCTCCTTATGGACAAGTGGAATCCTGATAAAATCACTAATGTGAAAAGATGCAGTGAAGAACTCCTTAAGTGGCATGATATTGAGGAGAGTGTGCTGAAGCAAAGGTCCAAAATAAAATGGATAAGGGATGGAGATGGAAACAATGCATATTTTCATGCATCTGTTAGAATGGAACAATCCTCTAAAGCCATCTCAATGTTGGAAACTGCTGATGGTCAGATTCTCTCTAATCCGGTTGACATTGAGGCAGAAATTTTGGGTTTCTATGGAGATCTTATGGGGCATAAAGCTAATTCTCTCGACTGTGTGGACATTGGTGTTCTTAGACATGGCTCTCAAATCAATAGAGATCAGAAAATCTCCCTGGAAAGTGGCATTACTGAGGATGAGATCTTAGCTGCCCTCAAGGGGATTGATGATAACTCAGCCCTTGGTCTTGATGGTTACACtgcaaaaattttcaaaaccagTTGGAACACAATCAAACCTGATGTGATTGCTGCTATCCATGAGTATTTTGACAAAGGCAAAATGTACAAGGCTTTCAATTGCTCTTTAGTCTCTCTTATTCCTAAAAGTCCCTCTGCAAAGTCTATTAGAGAATTTAGACCAATTTCAGTGTGTTCTACTTTCTACAAAATCATCTCCAGAATTTTGACTAATAGGCTCAGCAAAGTCATAGGAAGTATAGTGAGTACTAACCAAGCTGCTTTCATCCCTGGACAACAGATTCAGAATCACATACTCTTGGCTTTTGAACTTCTTAAAGGCTATGAGTGGAAACAAGGTCCTCCAAAATGTATGTTTCAGGTTGACTTACAAAAAGCCTATGACATGATTGATTGGCAGGCTCTGGAATGTATTATGGCTGAGTTGGGAATTCCTCTAAAATTTCTTAAGTGGATAATGCAAAATCTGACTAGTGTGTCGTATAGATTTAACATAAATGGCAGCCACTCGAAGATGCTTGTTGCTAGAAGAGGTATAAGGCAAAGGGATCCCATTTCCCCTTACCTTTTTGCTATGCtgatggagtatttacaaagaagcctgcatcatatgcaattaaacCCCAGATTTAAACATCATGcaaaatgcaagaaattgcaGCTCACCAATTTAATGTTTGCAGATGATGTGCTCCTCTTAGCCAGGGGAGATATTGCCTCGGTTGATCTTTTGCTATCTACCTTTTATAGATTTCTTAACTCCACAGGGATGCAGGTGAACAAAGGAAAAAGCAAGATATTTTTGGTGTTGTTACTCAAGAGATGAAGAATAACCTTCTTGCCTTGTCTGGATTCCAAGAAGGGACTATGCCATTCAAGTACCTTGGTGTACCTATTACTACAAAGAAGCTCTCCATTCACCACTATATGGTTTTGATTGATAAAATTGTGTGCAGGACTCGTATTTGGACCTCTAAGCTACTGACTTATGCAGGGAGATTACAACTTGTCAAAAGTATCTCTTTTGCCATAGTCAATTATTGGATGATGTGTTTTCCTTTGCCTAAAGTTGTGCTTGCCAAGATTGATTCTATATGTCGATCGTTTCTCTGGACAGGAAAAGATCATATTAGCCGTAAGAGCCTTGTTGCTTGGACAACTGTCTGTCAGCCTGTTAATAAAGGAGGTCTTAGGGTGATCAATATCCACATCTGGAACAAATGTACTTTGTTAAAATTACTGTGGAACATCTGTAACAAGCCGGATAACTTATGGGTTAAATGGATTCACGCGTACTACCTGAAGCAGCAACCTATTATGACATTCACTCCTAATTCTGCTAGTACCTGGATCATAAGAGAAATCATGAACACTAGATCCCTCATTCAATCATGTCAATCACAGTGGGAAGGGATGATCTTGAAAAACAAATTCTGTTGTGGGGAAATCTATAGCAGCTTTAATACTAATCCTTCTATGGATTGGAGTAATCTTTGCATTCGTAATCCTGCTCGTCCTTGTGCTATTATGATCCTTTGGCTTCTATGTCACAAGAGACTTGCTACTAAAAGTAGACTGTGTAAGTTTGGCTTCATCAACAATACTAACTGTCTTGTTTGTGGGCTGATCGAATCCGATAGCCATATTTTCTTTGATTGCAACGAGTATCATGAGATTTGGAGGGCTATTCTTCACTGGATTCAAATTGATCGTTGTCCTAAGCTTTGGGATGAGGAGATTAGTTGGCTTATGACGCGTACAAAAGGCAAAGGCTGGAGATCTCGTTTACTCAAACTTGCTCTAGCTGAAGATTTATATGGCATTTGGATTCACAGGAACAGTTTGATTTTTGGATCTCCTAGAGATAGAAAACATACTATTCAAGGGattattaataaaatagtttttaGGGGTTGGGCTTGTAGAGTTTTAAAACCTCATATTGCTAGTCTTATGACTATTTAGAGCTCACCTCTAGTTTTTTTCCTTGTCCTTGGCGATGCTGGATCCTTGTGATCGCGTTGTATTAACTATTTTTGGCTAATAAAGTTCCTTATTTccaaaaataagaatttttttaagAGCTTTAATTGTTCCAATTTCTAAGCAACATCCACAACTCAAAGAAATAAAATTGACATTTTTTCTTGCTTTAATTGTAGAAAATCAAATCATATGGCTAAAAAAATATAGGATTAGGCGTAAACCATATTGTGGTCCTAATATGTAAGTTAATGGTAAGAAGTTTATTTCTATgattagaaaaataataaattaaaacataagtgATAATAAATTTGATTTCAGCATAAATATTTGATAACAAATTAGTTAATTAtgacaaattttatatatttaattataaatataaatattttctaaaatttacactaaaataaattaaaataaaattataagagatttagagttaaaataaataaccatcgaaaataaaatttgattataaattttaattgattatatatataaaaaattaattaagatcTAAGAAATGTTAATTGTCACAAAAATTATATCTTTTTAAAATGATGATTTTacctatattatttataaatgatCCATAATTTATTACCATAGATCAAGTTATCTGCAGAACCATAAACAAATACATGaatgaattaaaaatttattatagttTAGAATTTCATGCCCAGGGCCCGGGCAAGAAGGCCCACAGTCCACGGCCTCAAAAAATTGGGGGCCTCGAATTTAGGAGgtgcaattaaaaaaaaattaatactgCAATAGTAAAATATATAAAGGCTGGCGTAAGTGTTCAACATCTCTTGATTGGTAGCCCAGCGACTTACAGTTTTCTTAGAATCCCAGAGGTATCGGTTCGAAGCTTAGTAGCTTCCATATTTTGAAAATGTTAGTTTTTTACATAGATACTCTCTTTCATAACTTGTACGGCTTCCCTATTTTAAAAACGttaatttttttacataaataCTCTCTTTTTACGAATTAGATAAGACAATGCCAATTctcattttttacataaatacTCTCTTTCATAACTTGTACGGCTTCCATATTTTAAATACGTTAATTTTTTACATAAATACTCCCTTTTTACAAATTAGATAAGACAATGTCAATTCTCATTTCAATGCATTTTTGTCTTttcaatataatataataaattgttAATTCATTCATTTGTTTATGGTCCTGCAGATAACTTGATCTATGGCAATAAATTATGGATCATTTAGAAATAATAGAGGTAAAATCATCATTTTAAAAAGATATAATTTTTGTGACAATTAACATTTCTTAgatcttaattattatttttatatataatcaattaaaatttataataaaattttaaatcaaattttattttcgaTGGTTATTTATTGTAACTCTTAAtctcttataattttattttaattcattttagtataaattttagaaactatttatatttataattaaatatataaaatttgtcaTCAATTAActcatttgttttcaaatttttatgctgaaatcaaatttattatcacttatgttttgatttattatttttctaatcATAGAAATAAACTTCTTACTATTAACTTACATATTAGGATTACAATATGGTTTACGCCTACTCCTACATTTTTTAGCCATATGATTTGATTTTCTACAATTAAAGCAAGAACAAACGTcacttttattttttgagttgtgGATGTTGCTTAGAAATTGGAACAATTAAAGCTCTTAAAAAAATTCTCATTCCTAATCCAGTTAATTATATTTCGATTTCGAATTCTTTAATGATTTGCAGATGACTACTTATCTACATTGAAATTCTTTTTATGGTTAGAAACAACCTAAACTTCGTATTTTTGATCTTGTCTCTgagattcttttttattttagaagagagtaaaacattaattttttggTTAGGGGTCCATTTATTTATTTGGCCTGTACCTCTAAAAAGTCGGGACTGACCCTGTATAATACCTAGCGAGAGTGAGTAAGTTATATGTAAATGTGAGAATTTAATAACAATTGTCAGAATTAAAAAAGTAAAAGTTgagattaaatatttgttttcacTAAATCATGTGTCATTAAGAGGAAATAGAacttattaatcaaattttataaatattttttaatctcaatcattaaatataaatcaaatagttgttattaaaattaaactatcacattctcatataacatactcattctcatataacttactcattctcacattaaatatgataaattgtttacatgtgtttattgttattattgttatgtttaattttaaataaaaaataatttaatagtaatatataaaatagaggagggttatatttaaagcaagagtaagttattataacttactccaaatctagaccattgattcttttcaatccagtggttaaaaataataagtaattaaatgtggagagagaaaactattacttattatttttaaccattatattgagaagaatcaatggtctagatttggagtaagttataataacttactcgagtaaatataaccctcctctataaaatataatgtaattattaaatttttaattaaagaatatcatttatgtcattttgtatttattaattattaaaaccgttattttattaaacattttaattaatttataattatcattcatcaattatAAACTTTCAATTATAATCATTTACCGAAAGCTATTAACTAGTTTATCAACAACTCCTCCTCAACTATTTTTATCAAAAAGATATTAAGTATAAAAAATTGTGGCCGAAAA from Vicia villosa cultivar HV-30 ecotype Madison, WI linkage group LG4, Vvil1.0, whole genome shotgun sequence encodes the following:
- the LOC131598656 gene encoding uncharacterized protein LOC131598656 produces the protein MTIKKTRSKIGANWSSPIEGSPSFILWHKLKRLQVVLYKLNKPLLSANQRIIQAREQLAIAQESLLMDKWNPDKITNVKRCSEELLKWHDIEESVLKQRSKIKWIRDGDGNNAYFHASVRMEQSSKAISMLETADGQILSNPVDIEAEILGFYGDLMGHKANSLDCVDIGVLRHGSQINRDQKISLESGITEDEILAALKGIDDNSALGLDGYTAKIFKTSWNTIKPDVIAAIHEYFDKGKMYKAFNCSLVSLIPKSPSAKSIREFRPISVCSTFYKIISRILTNRLSKVIGSIVSTNQAAFIPGQQIQNHILLAFELLKGYEWKQGPPKCMFQVDLQKAYDMIDWQALECIMAELGIPLKFLKWIMQNLTSVSYRFNINGSHSKMLVARRGIRDAGEQRKKQDIFGVVTQEMKNNLLALSGFQEGTMPFKYLGVPITTKKLSIHHYMVLIDKIVCRTRIWTSKLLTYAGRLQLVKSISFAIVNYWMMCFPLPKVVLAKIDSICRSFLWTGKDHISRKSLVAWTTVCQPVNKGGLRVINIHIWNKCTLLKLLWNICNKPDNLWVKWIHAYYLKQQPIMTFTPNSASTWIIREIMNTRSLIQSCQSQWEGMILKNKFCCGEIYSSFNTNPSMDWSNLCIRNPARPCAIMILWLLCHKRLATKSRLCKFGFINNTNCLVCGLIESDSHIFFDCNEYHEIWRAILHWIQIDRCPKLWDEEISWLMTRTKGKGWRSRLLKLALAEDLYGIWIHRNSLIFGSPRDRKHTIQGIINKIVFRGWACRVLKPHIASLMTI